Proteins found in one Macaca nemestrina isolate mMacNem1 chromosome 4, mMacNem.hap1, whole genome shotgun sequence genomic segment:
- the LOC139362864 gene encoding uncharacterized protein gives MLGLPDVSKPFHLYVDESKGVAKAVLTQYLGPWQRPVAYLSKKLDSVAAGWPPCLRIIAATALMVRDADKLIMGQELRIITPHAIEGVLRQPPDRWMSNARLTHYQGLLLNPLRITFLPPTSLNPASLLPNPDLDAPSRECTEILAQVHGVREDLQDRPLPDTELTWFTDGSSYVHQGQRYAGAAVTSETEILFQDGQKRSQLREKLLRL, from the exons atgctggggctccctgatgtctccaagcccttccacttatacgtggatgaaagtaagggtgttgcaaaagccgtgttaacacagtacctaggcccctggcagaggccagttgcctatttgtcaaaaaaattagattcagtggctgctggctggccaccctgcctccggataatcgcggcgaccgccctaatggtccgagacgctgataaacttatcatggggcaagagttgcgcattataaccccgcatgccattgaaggcgtcctccggcagccgccggaccgatggatgagtaacgcccggctcacccactatcaaggactgctgttaaaccccctcagaataacttttctgcccccaacctctttaaaccctgcttcactgctgccaaatccagacttggacgccccgtcccgtgagtgcactgagatactggctcaggtgcatggggtgcgggaggacctgcaagatcgtccgctccccgacacagaactcacctggttcactgatggcagcagctacgtccaccaaggccagcggtatgcaggagcggctgtaacgtcagagactgag atactttttcaggatggacagaagcgttcccaactaagagagaaactgctcaggttgtag